In Planococcus citri chromosome 4, ihPlaCitr1.1, whole genome shotgun sequence, the genomic window GTAGGCTGTAACGTGGCGTTGATACCTTCGTCTTCGGAAACATCGTCGGCGTTATCTTCCTCGGCAGATCCGTCATCGTCTCCATCGGCTGCTTCATCATCATCTTCGAGATCGTAATCGTAATTATCGTCTTTCTCTTCAGCACTGCCTCCGCTACTGCTGGAATAACCATCGCATGGCGCGACTGGTGAATTCTCCAGTCTACATCTCATATCAGGCGTTCCTGGTACGAATGGATCGGATTCGCCGACTTTATCGTCGTAGAAAGAATTCACTATCGCTTCTATATCATCTGGAGAACCCTAAAATTCAAACCGATATTTAAATTGGGACGTTGGGAATTTCGTTCACTTAGAAAATCCAGTACTTACTTTGTTGTCGACTAATACAGCTTGATTGGGTGTGCTATCGTTATTGAAAAACGAACTCGTGGAAGCTACATCATTTTTAGGTCCATTCAGGATCGATGATTCTACCGTACTAGCTTGAGTTGGTGTTTTAGAAGAATTCTCAACTGTTTAATCAAAATCGTGAATTAGAAAAGACACACACGAAAGAGTCGATTTTAACGAAAATAAATTACCTTCGCTATTAGTATTACTATTACGAATCGGAGATGATGAAGATGAATTTACTTCGCTTAATGCTTCGGCTAGAATTTCATTTCTACTATTTTCTATCGATGCCTGGATATTGTTATTCTGAACAGGAGATGTCGCTTTGGCAGAGCTGTATCCTGATTCATCGACATCCTTTTTGTCAGTCGAAGGACTCTTCGcacttttattttcatcatcTGAATAAAGCAATATTATTTGATAGAGATTTCTCAATTCAAGCGCTCAAAAAAGTACAATGTTTTCAATTACCtttcaaacgttttttaaatttggctaattttttcgcTTTCCTGGCTGCTTtattttccttcttcttctgGTGACTCGATTTAGGCcgattttcatcatcattgaaGACATTTTTCCTTCTGGCCAACGTAGAAGGTTGTACCTGAAAGTATAcacacaaattaatttttcattcaataggATAAGAGGAAACATCGTGATCACCGATAGCTTCGaaacttactttttcaaaagaCACAGGCAAACTCAAGTCAAGGAAATTCTCAATGACTTCAGATTTATGATGACATTTAGTGCACTGTACTGTACTAACTAAAGTGCCTTTAAAAACTTGATCAGGCCTTATGTTCACCAATTCGGTTAGTTTCTGATTCAGACTCTTTGCCAAAGCTCGTTTCTTTTCGTCCATCTCGTCTGGATGAGCTTTCTTACTCAACCCACAATACGCCAAGATATGACCTTGATATCGCTGAAAATGGCAATAAAATCactataaaatgaaaactagAGTACGAGGTTCATACGAAGGGATTTCAACTCACTCGAATATCTTCAGTTTTCACATTATCTAATAGTTGCCTAAGAAGCTCATGAGAATCATGTTGATTATAACCAATAAACGTACGACATTTCTTCCTCAAAGTATCAAGAAGCTGACTGGGCTGAAAAACGCCACTCGCATCGCGAGTCATTTCCCTCAAAGTATGAGCTAATGATTCCGTTAATGGTCCCCATTTATCTAATTCGACAGtctgcgaaaaaattaaatttatcgttgaagaaaatacatataaaaaggtAAAATCTTTAAAAACAGCTACATGAAATAATGTCACTCACCATTTGTTTGGTTTCACCGTCTTCGGTGATATTTAACGTAGCCCTTTCACCAGGTTCGGCGATTTCGAGTAGAACATCTAATAAGAACGGAGTTTGAGCTAAGCATTGAAGAACTGAATTCATGAAACACGTATTTCCGAGATTCATTAAACCCCTAGGAGATGGCAGTTGCCCAATTTTAGGCGAAGGAAGCGTTGTTTTACGTAATACATTCACAGAACACGCCGACGATGGAATAACTGCATTTCTATTATACTGAGTGGTAGATTCTGCCTCACCGTCCGTCATCTCTGGATCTAAAGTAAAATTGATATTAATCCATGCTCATAATGGCGAGCAAAAGAATCAGATTCAACACTACGTACCGAAAGTGGTCATCTTTGGTACTACTCTCGACGGTTTACCTTGCTCttgtttcaataaattgattcCCTCTTTCAATTTACCACTACTTTCTACTGGCACATTGATATCGCATTTATGACATCTGAAATTTAACACATCGAGAATTGCAGTCAACGAAACAAACACATATCATAAAAAATGCCACTACGTACCGAACACTCCAGTCTGTAATCTTCGCACACAACGTATGAGGATCTGAACgaggaatttcaaaatgcttcacCAAATGCTCGTCGCAATTACAAGCGCCACATTTCAAACACAATGATAAATCCTGATAAGCAGATCTTCAATTAATCAATAATACTCTCGAATTGACCAGAAAATGCGAACCGATATTTACCTTCTCCTCGAAATCACTCAAAGATTGGCTTTTACAAGTGACACATTTCAACGAAGCAAACCCACCAGCACGTAAGATACCTTTTCTAACTGAAGTAGCATCAATAGCTTTGTTAATATGCTGGCAGCCAGATTTCGAAACTGGATCAGCTGAAGGAACTAGAAAATTACGACGAATTAGAACGAGATGTTTCGAAAATTCATCTGATGGTTAATTTTACACTTACGGTCGCTTAAAATAACAAATCCATGCACTTCGTGAGGATTCTCGCAAGGTAGACTTTTAGTAATCAGTTTCTCAGGACTACCAGCGTCTTGGTTTTGCTCTTCTGTTCTAGCCATCGAATGGTAACATACATTATATATTATACTGTATCAAAGCAAAAACAAATGATAACATATATCAGTAACACAAAAATGACTAAATAATTCACTATACTATACGATAACTAAGCTAATGAGTCATTTTCCAGGATACGATGAGTTGCAATAAACATCAAAGTACTCCACATATAAACGGATGATAGATGACATACATCAATCTGGGACAGCTAACGCTGCATAAACTTACGGTGAGTATCTACTGTAATTCTACACCATTTCGCTAAGCTACATTACTAATTCATTCGTTGCACTTTGCACTTactgaaaataaacaaaagcTTGAAAGATACTCCGTTTTACTAATCCGATAATGCCATTTCTTCCACGTTCAATAGCTCTGATAATTCCTACAATTAAATTGCACTGGTAAAACGGTAAATCAACGTGCTTAGAGGTTACTAATTTTTGTGAGCGTATCATCATGAATCATGAACAATGCagacaagcaaaaaaagaaagagaacaATCTAGAATGGAATTTTCATCTTTGACTTTCGTATTTCATCTGTGATTCGTCCATCTTTgataaatttaggaaaaattaaCGGGACcaggacatttgacccatgcgacatatgacccatgcgacatttcacccatgtttttatcaattttggataTTCACaaaacgacatttgacccatgcgacatttaaCCCATGTTCTGATAGATGTTTGCATCAGACCAATATGCGatatttgacccatgcgacattacacCCACATGAATATCCGATGTGAAATAGACATTTCGCCCATGCGACAATTGACCCAGGGTAATTCAAAATagcgacatttgacccaggcAACAATTTAATTACAAATTGGTACaattgacccatgcgacatttgacccatgatgTTATTAATGCTGCCATTTCTCCtttgcgacatttgacccatgcgacattacacCCATCTCGGAACGTTGTGCGTAAGGCAAGATCCAGGTAACGCAGCGCCGCTGCCAAcctatagatttttgaaacgttgaatTTACCAAGGATGGGAGTTGTCAGTGTATGCAACTAACACGACTGTCTcccttttaaaatatgtacttgatttgattttagaTGGTAGCGGGTGGGTCAatcctgatattttttttcaaactggtttATTTAGAAATGCGACGGACAGAAATGCTTACTGTAGCTACAGTATAGCTACTTCCCTCTGTACACCCTCTACCTGCTCTATACTAACTATGTAACACCTACTAATGTAACAGTAAACTGCTAAAGACCCTTCCGActtcaccctccccccccccatcgccatcccatgaatgaatgaaataggAAGACGTGAAGTCACCAATGGTTGAATGGCGGAATCGTTATTTCAAGCAtattgtacctatgtatgtagatgtacataagtacgtagttaattttaatttttataaattaacgtAAGTTGGATAGATTAGAGGATTAGACAGAGACGAGACCATGTGTTGATGTTTTCCCCCGGCGTTATACATATTTATACGAATGTGATACATAATACCCCTAATTTTAAGTAGCCTACTTACAAGAAAGAACCTCTTGAAGTATGTCCGCcaccgatttgaacggggccgcgattttcggaaagagcCATGGTCTAACACCccctaaaccaaattttcagctgcccaacttcatatctcgatatttggcgaacgtttgaaaattcaaaatttgactgtttttggtgatttatgctttcttcaaaaacgtacgtatttgatgagtaaaaatgatcaaaataagtcctaaaactgatatcaatcccccaaatccaaatttcaccatttccaaccattctggagcctccatcgcgatttttcaatttccccagaattttaaatttgctcctgatgatgtgaatatgaagttgggcagctgaaaatcgagttgtgtgttatgctcgacctgtttaacgaatttattcacatttgagccgaatctggaagggacacctcaagagtgattttttaagcagctttttcttcaaaataaaaatatccaaaaatcaaaaatttccagtttgcgagaaaattttggaaatttgcgcgaatcgcagtgtTTCGTCATGAATCAAACCCACGAGgggcaaatttcgccatttccaaccattctggagcctccagagctatttttcaatttctccaggggctccagaaaggctgaaaatggggaaatttaccctcgtgggcttgattaatgacgaaatacagcgattcgcgcatatTTCGATAACTTTCTTGCAAAcgcgaaatttttgatttttggatgcctatttttattatgaaaaaagctggccaaaaaaccactgttgaggtgtcccttccagaatcggctcaaatgtgaacaCAATcgtaaacaggtcgagtataacacacgactcgatttttagctgcccaacatcGTATTCACATCTTCTGcagcaaatgaaaaattctggagaaattgaaaaatagttctggaggctccagaatggttggaaatggtgaaattcgccctcgtgggaactcgaaatttttgatttttggatatttttattttgaaaaaaagctggttaaaaaactactcttgaggtgtcccttccagaatccgctcaaatgtgaataaattcgggaaacaggtcgagtataacacacaactcgatttttagcatgTCCAACATCGTATTtacgtcttctggagaaattgaaaaatcgcgccgaaggctccagaatgcctggaaatggttaaatttggatttggggaattaatatcagttttaggacttattttgatcatttttactcatcaaatacgtgcgtttttgaagaaagcataaatcaccaaaaacagtcaattttgaatattcaaacgttcgtcaaatatcgagatatgaagttgggcagctgaaaatttggtattgggggttttagaccatgctctttccgaaaatcgcggtcccgttcaaatcattcttcaaaacatccattttgggagtaaatttatcaaaattcatcaactttgaaCAGAATAACgaggtaataataataactgcACGATATAGGTAACTATACCTACccaagtaaaaatttatttccctCCTAATTCGTGGTcactgaattcgaatttgaagtCAATTTAAACCTCAATTCTGCAATACGAACAAGCCCTTatattgtcaaatttcaccccaaaaatttttttttaaacagtataggtataggtaccaacATATCGCTAATGTAGGTATATtgctatatttcaaatttttgatctaaTAGTTACAacgcgaaaaaatgattttttcacagtttatattttattattcacaTCCATACGTTGAAGAAGTTTAGTTCTGATCACTTTTTCTACTATACGAATCGCTAACTTacaaaaggacaaaaaaaaattgaaaaaaaatcaaaattcgtccaTTTTGAACTAAATATAACCAGAAAATAAATGCGAAACAGGTCTAcccactaattcgaggtcgctaaactcgaattttgattccatttttatgcaattgtAAACCCTGCCCCCTCAAGCGCATTTTACTACAAAATTCACCCCCactcttgacaattttatttttgttgaaaaaataatctacaGGCCTATCAATGGTGTTTTGATTCGGCCATATACAAAAATTCAGCTCATTCGGTTAGTTTGTGACCAAAATAACCccaaaaacgcatttttggtaCATTTCTCGCCTAAGCGAGAAATATCCATGTGCTGTATATGAGCTGTAGTCCACTTTGCATCGTGATCTTAAAAACGAgtagaaatagtgaaaaaattcattttctgaagtTGTAATCGTCGGAAGAGCCTGAAATCTGGTACATGACTGTTCCAGTACCTCATTGATGCgtgtgtacaaaaatttttccaaaaaataaatttcaataggAGGGGGGAGAATCTTGAGATAAACTTTGTGGTGAGAGTTCTGGGTTGAAAGTTGGGCTGAAATGGAATCATAATTCgagttcagcgacctcgaattagtgggGGACCTGTATGGTGTTAATTTTCTGCTCATATTTAGCtcaaaatggacaaattttaattttttcaaaattattttttgatcaatttataagTGAAAGAAttgtttaatcaaaaaaatgatgataacaaAAGTTGTTTAGCATCTCGTGTACTAATGAAATACATGGATTTCAAATGATTATTACCAACTTTCGTCTACCTACTTCCCACCAAGttgggtaggtaaatgaaattaGGAAATTAACACTCGAAACTCTCATATTCCACTAGTACTTGGCATGCTAAACAAGTTTtgttattgcatttttttcgattaagacagccattttcttataattgagcaaaacagaattttaaaaaaattaaaatttgtcaaattttgggccaaatatggccaaaaaattatcgcGAAACACGTTTCCTCACTAATTCAAGGTCGCtaaactcgaattttgattctattttacCCCAACTTTAAATAAGAAACCCTCACCATCAAGTTCGTTCCAAAatccacccctcccctcccaaaatttatttttttgtaaaatttgtgtaCAGACACATCAATGTTCTACTGAAACAGTCatatactaaatttcagcttgttcgtTTAATTACAAccccagaaaattatttttttcactatttctgcTGGATTTTTTAGATTGCGATGTATAGTGGAGTACAGCTTATACTCTTAAAGTGGATATTTCCTGCTCAGGCGAAAAACagtataaaaatgtgttttttggggTTATTTTGGCCGAAAACCATCCgaacaagctgaaaattggtataTGGCTCAATCAGAACACCATTAATTAGCCCgcagattactttttcaaaaaaaaaatttcttatgggcggggggggggaatttGTGGTGAAACACAATTGGCGGGATTGGGAAGTGCAGGGTGAATAgtcgtgttgaaattgaatcaaaattcatgtttagtGACCTCAGATTAGTGGGAACGCATGTTTCGCGATAATTTTCTGGCCATGTTTcgctcaaaattgatgaattttgatttttttcaaaaaatttttttgatctatttCAAGTGAAAGgaccatttaatcaaaaaaataatgataacaaaAGTTTTTCAGCATGTCAATTACTAGTGGAATATGTGAGTTTCGAGTGCTTATTTACCACTTTCATTTTCCTACCCAACTTGGTTGGAAGATAAGTAGACAAGAGTAggcaggcctttttttgtatttcttttctgacGGGGACGCTgaattgaagttgcaagcccCTAATTTTCATCCCCCCCACTCGGTCtctgtacataatttgaatttttgagagaaaaaaaatcgaagtttcaaactttaaatttttacaaaatttcatcaaatggagatggaaagctgaaatttacttatctacacactccaattttaacaccttctgaagacgacttcaggttggttcaagtcattttggagcttccagcgactttttgaaaattactgaatctagtagatttttttgaaactcgaaaacggagatggaaagtagaaattcattctacaaactaatttcaatacgctacgaagtacgaagtggactgctgggtgatttcaagttgttttagagcctccagcgacttt contains:
- the Usp16-45 gene encoding ubiquitin carboxyl-terminal hydrolase 16/45 isoform X2; protein product: MARTEEQNQDAGSPEKLITKSLPCENPHEVHGFVILSDLPSADPVSKSGCQHINKAIDATSVRKGILRAGGFASLKCVTCKSQSLSDFEEKDLSLCLKCGACNCDEHLVKHFEIPRSDPHTLCAKITDWSVRCHKCDINVPVESSGKLKEGINLLKQEQGKPSRVVPKMTTFDPEMTDGEAESTTQYNRNAVIPSSACSVNVLRKTTLPSPKIGQLPSPRGLMNLGNTCFMNSVLQCLAQTPFLLDVLLEIAEPGERATLNITEDGETKQMTVELDKWGPLTESLAHTLREMTRDASGVFQPSQLLDTLRKKCRTFIGYNQHDSHELLRQLLDNVKTEDIRRYQGHILAYCGLSKKAHPDEMDEKKRALAKSLNQKLTELVNIRPDQVFKGTLVSTVQCTKCHHKSEVIENFLDLSLPVSFEKVQPSTLARRKNVFNDDENRPKSSHQKKKENKAARKAKKLAKFKKRLKDDENKSAKSPSTDKKDVDESGYSSAKATSPVQNNNIQASIENSRNEILAEALSEVNSSSSSPIRNSNTNSEVENSSKTPTQASTVESSILNGPKNDVASTSSFFNNDSTPNQAVLVDNKGSPDDIEAIVNSFYDDKVGESDPFVPGTPDMRCRLENSPVAPCDGYSSSSGGSAEEKDDNYDYDLEDDDEAADGDDDGSAEEDNADDVSEDEGINATLQPTDRYDDGSIMSCLAHFTSSEILTGNNKVKCDSCTDRQNKDVGENEKKKPVYQPATKQLLINSPPPILILHLKRFQAMYTSLRKVSKPVDFPLILDIAPFCSAKCQNLLIPGQNKILYSLYGIVVHSGSLQGGHYIAYVKARKPVEKNSYRRAFLPKSANNSVQLENLTFENIERKIEEDQSSSSTWYCISDSNVSKVTSEEQVLKREAYLLFYERIF
- the Usp16-45 gene encoding ubiquitin carboxyl-terminal hydrolase 16 isoform X1 is translated as MMIRSQKLVTSKHVDLPFYQCNLIVGIIRAIERGRNGIIGLVKRSIFQAFVYFHIIYNVCYHSMARTEEQNQDAGSPEKLITKSLPCENPHEVHGFVILSDLPSADPVSKSGCQHINKAIDATSVRKGILRAGGFASLKCVTCKSQSLSDFEEKDLSLCLKCGACNCDEHLVKHFEIPRSDPHTLCAKITDWSVRCHKCDINVPVESSGKLKEGINLLKQEQGKPSRVVPKMTTFDPEMTDGEAESTTQYNRNAVIPSSACSVNVLRKTTLPSPKIGQLPSPRGLMNLGNTCFMNSVLQCLAQTPFLLDVLLEIAEPGERATLNITEDGETKQMTVELDKWGPLTESLAHTLREMTRDASGVFQPSQLLDTLRKKCRTFIGYNQHDSHELLRQLLDNVKTEDIRRYQGHILAYCGLSKKAHPDEMDEKKRALAKSLNQKLTELVNIRPDQVFKGTLVSTVQCTKCHHKSEVIENFLDLSLPVSFEKVQPSTLARRKNVFNDDENRPKSSHQKKKENKAARKAKKLAKFKKRLKDDENKSAKSPSTDKKDVDESGYSSAKATSPVQNNNIQASIENSRNEILAEALSEVNSSSSSPIRNSNTNSEVENSSKTPTQASTVESSILNGPKNDVASTSSFFNNDSTPNQAVLVDNKGSPDDIEAIVNSFYDDKVGESDPFVPGTPDMRCRLENSPVAPCDGYSSSSGGSAEEKDDNYDYDLEDDDEAADGDDDGSAEEDNADDVSEDEGINATLQPTDRYDDGSIMSCLAHFTSSEILTGNNKVKCDSCTDRQNKDVGENEKKKPVYQPATKQLLINSPPPILILHLKRFQAMYTSLRKVSKPVDFPLILDIAPFCSAKCQNLLIPGQNKILYSLYGIVVHSGSLQGGHYIAYVKARKPVEKNSYRRAFLPKSANNSVQLENLTFENIERKIEEDQSSSSTWYCISDSNVSKVTSEEQVLKREAYLLFYERIF